The Penicillium oxalicum strain HP7-1 chromosome V, whole genome shotgun sequence genomic interval ACATTTGGAGACAGGAGAAGGGGCAGCGGAGATCGCAGGGCCAGTGTGCGAAGAGGCCATGGACATCTCGGCACAGATGGCACTGGTGGCCAGACCTGCCGCCACGAGAACAGTAGAGAGGAAGCGCATGTTGAGCAAGTCGGATATGGATGTATTGCTGATTTCTGGGGAAACTGGAAGAATCGTGCGCGTtggatcaagaagaacgagTGCTTgacgagagaaaaagagagagagatcccTGGAATCAGCGAATGCCTTGATATCTGGATCACTTCGAGTTGAGTGGTCAACAGTGTTGGATTCCCTGCTATTTATCCTTCCTGATGGACGCCACCAGTTTGGAAACGTTGGATCAATTGGATTACTTCCTTGCCAATGCCAGCTTCCGAGCATGCTAGAAACTGCATCCCCGATTGACACGATATTCGTTTAATACTCAGGTCCTCACACGCTAGGTAGCACTGACCATCCGAATTCCCCTCAACCAACAAACACAAGAGACCAGCCAGATTTGCAGATTTCCTACGCCCCCGGACAATCCGAGGGGCTGTGGGTGATATTCTTTACGATCGACTGCAACATCTGGCAACTCCATGTCTCGAGTGAGGAGCAATTCTGGATAGAGGTAACACGGATTTGGTGATATGATCTTGATCGATCATACGTAGTTTGTACAAAGCCTCTTTGGGTGGTGGATATACTTATAGACCGATCTGTCGATCTAAGCATTCACACTTCAAGTCTGAAGTAGCTTAAATTGAACCCACTAAGGAGAACTTGGCAAGGATCTACTCGGAAGCACTCCAACATGCAGCCCTCCTATGAGAAGTTGCACAGCATttctccaccaccaacgTCTTGTTTTGTGCGATGTTCGGGACGTTTTGTTCAACCCAGTTGGCACAGCACGGCAATGGAGTCTACCTATTACTATTCTATCTTTTTCATGGGGTTCCTATCTGGGCAATGACTGTCCTCGGTCGGCTCAGGTATTTCCCTGGATGGGCTGCCTTCTATACGCTCTAGCGGAAATTGAATCCAGATCATGCGCCGGGACTAGGTGTTTCGTTGGTCGACTCAGATACGTTGTCCCAAATCCAAACCTGCGACGATGCTCTTTCTCGCCAATCTTATTCTCCAATTGCCGACTACCAGGCACCTTTCGACTTGATACCCTGTGTAGACATGCACACCGTCAAATGCCCGCAGGCGATGGAGTTCCACATACAGCGCTCACATTCACCGGGTAACGCATAACGAATACAGACATCCCGTGTCCTCGAATCAATGATTCATACTCAAAATATGGAACATGGATTATTAGCTAAATACATGACGAAGAGGTATCCGACAATGGCAGTAATAGGTCGCATGAATAGCACgccaaaaagaaattcaaaaatcaaacatgGGTACCACCCCGTGTAGAGTCGCATCGAGACCACGTACAATAAGATCAAAGGTGGCAAGGTATACCCTGAATCCCATGATACAAGATGTGATAAAGGTACTCAATGTCAAATGTCAACAAAAGCAAGACATGCAGCCTCCCTGGtagtagaaaaaaaaaggctggAAAATTGGTGGGTACTCGGGCAGATATAGGCTGGAAAACGATAGCAGTCGCAAAGGATCGTGAAACATGACCCCGTCTCACAACGTCAATCGAAAAGCGTTGAGTCCGCTCGACGGTGACGTTGAGAGTTTGTCACGAAGGGGAGCGAGAAGGGCATCTCCACTTCTCAGAGACTCGTAGAGCATGAAGTTCATGTATGCGTGGGACAAAGACGAAGCGAGGAAGCGAGAGTGGTGTGGCTGCATGTAATGAAGAGACGTCAAATATCATCAGGTTCAAAGTCGATCCGTTTCTTtaatttgtttttttctgttttaGTGTCATTTTTGGGTGTTCTTTTAATTGTAGCCACTGCCGACGGGCAGAGGCCAGTCATCCTCGGTGATGCTACTCCAGAAGCCCCAGATGGTGACAACGGAAAGGAGGGTGAACAAAGTCTCGAAAAGAGCGCCGTCGATTTTTCCGGACGTGGCCTGACACAAGTGTGTACTGATCACATATTGGAAGATTTGACCAATCGCAAACAGCAAAGCCGCGCCGACCAGGTAGACTGTGACACGGGCAGTTAGTTCCAAAGATGCGCTCTACATTCGGAGAGAAATCAAGGTGACGTACGCATCGGACGGACTTCACCCAGGACTCGCAGTACGAGAACGGTCTCGAgcaggaagaaaagaaccaGGCAGACCAACGGGAACAGCTGGTACAGCACATACAGGCCGATATTACGATTATTGCCGTCTCCAAGACTGCTGTCGAAGTGGCCAGTCCACGAGAACCCAGTGTCAAGGGCAATGTATCCCGTGCCGATGAAGAGAGCGATCGCAGACGCTGAAATCAGTCCGATGGAGGCTGGAGTCCCATCGTCGATGAGTTGGAAGCCCACGAGCGCGTTCATCAAAAGAATCCAGACGGTGGCAGTGATGGCCGCGAGATGAACTGCCGTAAACCCCTAGCCAATCGTCAGAATTATCGGCGACAAGTTCATATTAATGCGAGGGCACCCCCTCCCAAATATGCGCCATCAACTTACCTTTCGCACATTTTCCGCCAGTGGAAACCCGCCGACGGTAAAGATCTCACAGATTTCAATCACCACGTATCCGAGTAGGAAAAGTTGCATCTCTCTACAGAACAGCATCAGCATGGGCGAATTACTTTCTTTTGCGCAATCAAGCTTGTCCTCCTCCGGAATAAACATACCGTCGTCCCACAGCAGCATGTTTCCGATCCGACCTCCACAGCAGCGCAATCGTCACCACGATGGCCAGGAAGGCTAAGATGATTGAGCCTGTCCAGCAGTTAGTCAAGCCGCGGTCGAATGCATTCGGCGTAATCGTTCTTCGTGCAAACGTGGATGCGTACCCAGATTCGCAAGATGGCGATCTCCGCTCAAGGGAATGCCGGTCAAAACACATCCTCCGTAATTAATGCCAGGCGGCTGATTGGGTTTGAAAAGCTGCATGCGACGGAGAGGGGGACCCGGTCAGTCTCAGTTCGGCTGGCGCAGGTTCACAGTCAACCGCGCTCTTTCAGGGAGGAATCAGAAGGTCTCACGAACATTGCAGACAGGTAATGTCGAATCGCGACAGAAGTCCTACTCATAGATTCAACAATGAGCTTTGGTtgagttctttttttttctgttccttTGGAACTTCAATTCGCCCGTCTCGTGGTCATCTTGCCGTTGCTGATGGCGCTCCGTTTTAGGCAGCCTGCGCTGCCGATTGGGCAAGAAGCTACCAACCAAGGACCCTCCGGCGCAACGTCGCTGAGCACTTACATGAAAGTTGCCAAACTGTGTTGAGCCCATGATGACTTGCGAAGCTCACGGTGACCTGTCACGAGCAGTTCGACGGGCAGGAAGAGAGTCTGGAATCTCTTGCGGAACTTCTCGTCCGTCAGTCCGCGGGGGGCAGTCTCCGGGTCGGCCCTTCTGAGGGATCACGCTGAGTCCCCTGGCCCGTTGATAAGGTATCGGTCGCGATTGCGAAGAGAAACGACCGTAGAGTTCGAGGTCCGTTAGGTGTGCAGAGCGAGCGTGCTTAAGACGATGcgtgagatggagaaggtcgagaggaATTCGAGGTCGTCGGGAGTGGAGTTGGCCGAAGCGTGGATTGGCGATGGTTCTGGTAGTCTTGGAGACCGTGCTGGCGCTCTCTCTTAGTGGCACCTTCATCACACCTCAGTTCTCAGGCCAACGGAAGCTCGAGCAGGGAATCGGCCACGCTAACTGACAGCCACTAGCCTCTTTTGTAGATTCCCAGCCCTCGGACCTGAAGATTTTAATTAAAACTCGGGCCTATGAGACTTTGTTTCCTGGTCATGAGTCTTTTCCATGGTGTGGTGCTATTTGAATGTGAttatctttttcttttttcctttttggttCACCTtcgcttctcttccatccccCTCTATAGCAGGAAGCCTGAAAGTTGGGTCCAGTATGTGGCGAAGAACATTGCGCGCTGTACGCAGTAACGCACTGTTCGGCCAGGGACCGGCTCGTCAGGTTCCACGGTCGTACCCGTCGACACGGCGGGTACCTGTCCATGGGCGAGCCCAACTTGGGTGACTAAGAATAGGCAAAGACGATCGCCGGATCTACTCCTTCTACAGTCGGAGTCTACATGtggtggacttggagaaACATGAACACATGGACTCTATGATTCCTGAAACACTCGACAGGACACACTCATGAAAAAACAGCCCCCGATCGATGCGAGTCCTCTCTTCTATCTTGATGAAACCGCATGCCCCGGTGTATTATGATTATCGACTCTAGTCGCCCGTCCACTCACCACCATGCCGTCCGAGACAAGTGTTTCGGCTAGTCCCTGAAGGTACATCGCCCCAAAGTCTATGACGATGCCACTCGGCTTCCTCAGGCATCTGCGACCGAGTTCAGGTCCAGGAGAGCACAGCGCGCACGTCAAGCAATGCGACGGACCTCCCCGCATACTAGTAGAATTGCCCGGTCATTCTCACGGCTGAGCCGTCGTGGGGCATGTACATGTGTAGCTCAAGTATGCACTGCAGCCAGGAGAAGCATGCAGTGGGTTGGTGTACGGAGATGATTCAACGGACTGGCCAGCTCTGAGAAAGGGTTCTGGATCCATTCAAGGTTCAGTTCCCACATCTTCCACGGCTTCCGATCAGCCACCCCCGCCGAAGCTGCACAAGCGGTGGCCTTGCTGGCTTGCGCATTGCGGTCAGTCGCAGTGACTCGGTGTGGGTTGAAGCGACTAGATAGACGTCTACATAATACTGTACGCCTAGATTCTAATATGAAGCTATTCCAAGTACACACCAAATGATTGAacagaaaaatcaaaagatcCAGGATGATTCCCGATCGGGTCGGCCTGGCGACCATCTACGATCTCCCACATATTAATGGTGACAACAGTCTTGGCGCTACCACGATGATCGCAGAATTCCAATTTCGTCATCCTTCACTCCTTCAATGGATCTCGAGCGTTCGCGACAATGTGAAATCTCCACAGGCATATTTGACCCAATGAGCCCGATCATCTCATGCTACACGCCTATGTCTGATCTTGCTTGGCTGTCTCTGTCCCCTACCAGTACACAACTGTGTATATCCCCTTACTAAATCAGCATTTCGGAGGCGCCACACTCTACATTTCATTGCTGGGTTAACGTGAATTCCGAATATGACCCTTTGCTCCATGACGATTCCCGCCAATTCTATTTTGATCACCTGACTCCTCGACTGAAGTTGATGTCCTGGCCATCCTTCTTGGGTACCACAACCGTTTAAAGAGCCTTCAACAGTACCCACATGAGGGTGAAATTGAGAGTTTGAAACACCCCAACTTAGTAACCTGGCATATCGGGTCGCCGCCCTTCGTATCCGCCCACGCTTAGCACACATCCTCAATCACCTGCTTCTTTCCATCATGCTCGCCAAGATCAAGCTTCAACGTACGGCCGAATAATTCCAACAGCATCTCGAAACAAACCTTGGTAATGGCCGGGTCGTACCGGCCCTTGCTGAGCTCATCGCGAATGAAAGCATCTGTTGAAAAAGTTTAAAGGGGTTAGTCCAAGCACAAAGCGGATATTAACATGCACCGCCAAAGTCAATGAAATTTTTCAAGTTTGCCCACAAGTGCGCGACTTACGCTGTGCCCAAGCAACTTCATAAAAACCGAAGATCACGCCTTTCTCGTGCAGTGTCTTCCGGATCAAGTCACGGCCCTCGGGGGGAACGTGGTTGTCATTCTTGCCGAAGATCTGCGTGCGAGTTTGACGATATTTAGTAAACCCCATGTCGAGCCGGGCACAGGAGCGGTTTCCTCACCATCAACAGTTCTCCCTGGATGTCCCCCGCTCGTTCCAGACTGTCGTCGTTCTTGCCTTGAGCGAGCGTCTTGCTGTGGATGTCAGTGGCAAAATAGCACACAGCCGCCTTGACTCGACTGTCCAAGGCGCAGCGATAAGCCAGATGGCCTCCGAGACACATTCCAGTCGCACCGATACGGCCATTGCAGGTAGGCAGTGACAGCAAGTGATCAACCGAAAGGCGAGCATCTTCGTCATAGGCAGCCAGTTTCTATTCACGATATCAGGTCAGCGGTCTGATATGAGTAGGAATCGGTGCGAATGGAAGGACGCCCGAGCCGTAAAAGAATACTGTAAAGATTTGGAATGCACAACCGCACAAGAAGATGCACATTCGCGAATTTCAAAACATACCTTGGTAATCTTCCACTTGTTCCCATTATCGGTGTCCTCGGCGTCGTACTTGAGCGGCTCCGGGCCCGTAAATTCATGATAGCTGGATGGAGCAGCGCAGATGTAGCCCTGACCGGCGATCTGGCGCGCGAAACGGGCCACGGGACCAGTAACTATGATTTTCCAAGATATCCCCGAAATGGTCAGCTATTTTTCCAAAGGAGAACCAGCTCGGATTTGAGCCATCATCAAGAACCACCCATCCAGGTGGGCTGATCACTCTCACCTTGGTAGATTTCGCTGAAGATAACTACTCCCGGGAACCGAGCATTAGGATAGCCCGGAATCGTGGGGTGGAACACGTAAATGCCTAGTACAATTGAATCAGCAATACTCGAGGAAGATCTTTGGGCTGTATATATCAAGTTGGCTGAATCTGCAGCTTCGGGATCACCCATTCGATACGAACAGATACATGCTCATGGTGGAGGGGGAACAGCTCGGCTTGCTGCTATGTGAGTTTCATAGGACATGAATACTTACGCATTGTCCCCTGGCCGTCGGCCGTGGTGGGGACATCCACATGAGATTCTTGGATCAGCATGCTGCTACTCTATATTCTCCGTATTTCAAAGTTCTCTCTGAACTCGGATGAAGCCTGTTTGGGCACTGAGCTAAGTCGGAGCTCGAGGTTCATGCCCGCAGCTCGCCAAAAACTGGGTTTATCGATAAGACAGCGGGGGAGCTCTCGTCATCTGACCAGGGCGGGCCAGAATCGGGGGCGGCTGGTTCCACGGCTGTCTTGGTCTAGAAGACGCTTCCTCTCTTCACGGAACCGATGCTTCGTGTTATAAGGACAAATTATCGATTTCGAAAACCCTTGAATTAAGAAATCGCGATATGTTCCAAACTCAGAAAAATGGTCCAAGCTTTGAAGGTGACCATACTTGGCTCGTTTGGCGTAGGATGCTCATGCGGAGTCCCTTGTACCAAATCCTTTGCCGTGCAACAGCCTCCCGCGCGGAGTACGTAGGATGACAGAGATGGGCGGTGTACATGAccatggagaagaaattTGGAAACAAAATGGTGAATAATATACACGAAGCGAGCCACTGGACTGCCATGAACAAGCCAATCAAGGCTCTCAATCCAGTGGCATAGATTATAACATAATAGCTCGAGTCGTCTCCGATCCGAGACAGCGCGGAACAGGTCATACAGAAAATTTTGAACGGGCTGCCGAGGAGACGTATCTGCCTTGGGAGCGCATTTACATGTCGAATCTACCATATGCCGGGGGGCTTGGTAGGAAACGAGAATTAGATGGCGATTTAGAAGACGTACTGTATGAAAAGGCCATTAGCACAGGTTTAGAGACATGATGAAACAAAGGTCCATGACTTACAGGGATGAAGAGGTAAGGAACCCGCTTCTCGTACTCGGTCCAAGTCTCACCGTACTTGATCCGGCAGCGCTGAATGTCTCGTAGGGCACGATGAGCGATCATGCAAGCGAAGAACACCGGGTAGAACCAGGGGAAGGCGCTGGAAAACCCGGTGATGAGACCCCAGTTCAGTGCGAAGTAGAGATCGCATGTGTAGTGAATCTTGCGGGCCTTGCCGTCTGTTGAATACGTGAGTAGGAAGTTCCATCAGGATGGAAAGAGCAGCACACGCAAGAGATGTCAACTTACACCACCCATCGATTAGAATCTTGGAACCGTCGGCGGCAGTCAGGGTCTTCGGGTTCTTCAAAGTCTGCCAGGGCAGCTG includes:
- a CDS encoding putative carboxymethylenebutenolidase, giving the protein MLIQESHVDVPTTADGQGTMRIYVFHPTIPGYPNARFPGVVIFSEIYQVTGPVARFARQIAGQGYICAAPSSYHEFTGPEPLKYDAEDTDNGNKWKITKKLAAYDEDARLSVDHLLSLPTCNGRIGATGMCLGGHLAYRCALDSRVKAAVCYFATDIHSKTLAQGKNDDSLERAGDIQGELLMIFGKNDNHVPPEGRDLIRKTLHEKGVIFGFYEVAWAQHAFIRDELSKGRYDPAITKVCFEMLLELFGRTLKLDLGEHDGKKQVIEDVC